From the genome of Malus sylvestris chromosome 6, drMalSylv7.2, whole genome shotgun sequence, one region includes:
- the LOC126627166 gene encoding uncharacterized protein LOC126627166, protein MSMAEVTFFHLRDPDDEPPHLTYRARRDFDLDLYFSDPDFPSSDRPLRASRIVTVREDESDDSDGDIFSQYQSTVHVIRNDAVSGEPNSASNRTDTSGLLNRRENQVNFVMDLFQQRVEQSSQVTARSPLLVYEDIDEEDRSFGVIESNCGVGMEGLDLDLSLGLGSGLDFGHCLDGDGIDDPEEEDFFVGRRICGSEFGEETSNLSRADDDAYENCVRLVEVGTDSEDDENGVIGIDLNSGDEYGAEDHVHGENDGDTSIPLRWDSLILEDHRESNEDFEWEEVDGGVDEREVFSMFIAPDNEESGPVAVSVSAMMAPEEEVNVERYEHSESLEWEVLLNSNTWDINPDVVPYLDDDYIHTAEYDMLFGQFSENENATTGRPPAANAVVASLPSVVLTQEDVEKGNAVCAVCKDEMKSGEQAKQLPCTHRYHGDCIVPWLRIRNTCPVCRHELPSDDATYERRRNQRLARGSNNGQALF, encoded by the coding sequence ATGTCGATGGCGGAGGTCACCTTCTTCCACCTCCGCGACCCAGACGACGAGCCTCCCCACCTCACCTACCGCGCCCGCCGCGACTTCGACCTCGACCTCTACTTCTCCGATCCCGATTTCCCGTCCTCCGATCGCCCCCTCCGCGCTTCCCGCATCGTCACCGTCCGCGAAGATGAATCCGACGACTCCGACGGCGACATCTTCTCCCAGTACCAATCCACCGTCCACGTCATCCGCAACGACGCCGTCTCGGGGGAGCCCAATTCCGCATCCAACCGGACCGACACATCCGGTTTGCTGAACCGCCGCGAGAACCAGGTCAATTTCGTCATGGATCTGTTCCAGCAGCGGGTCGAGCAGTCGTCTCAGGTAACCGCTCGCAGTCCCCTTTTGGTTTATGAAGATATTGACGAGGAGGATCGTAGTTTTGGGGTTATTGAGTCGAATTGCGGTGTGGGTATGGAGGGTTTGGACCTCGATTTGAGTTTAGGGTTAGGGTCGGGATTGGATTTTGGGCATTGTTTGGATGGGGACGGGATTGATGATCCCGAGGAGGAGGATTTCTTTGTGGGGAGGAGGATTTGTGGGTCTGAATTTGGTGAGGAAACTTCCAATTTAAGTAGGGCTGATGATGATGCTTACGAGAATTGCGTGAGGCTGGTTGAGGTTGGGACCGATTCGGAGGACGATGAGAACGGGGTTATTGGGATTGATTTGAATTCCGGGGATGAGTATGGCGCGGAGGATCATGTCCATGGAGAGAATGATGGTGATACGAGCATCCCGCTGCGTTGGGATTCGCTTATTTTGGAGGACCATAGGGAAAGTAACGAAGATTTCGAGTGGGAGGAAGTTGACGGAGGGGTTGATGAGAGAGAGGTCTTCAGTATGTTTATTGCTCCCGACAATGAGGAATCAGGACCGGTGGCAGTTTCAGTTTCGGCAATGATGGCGCCGGAAGAGGAAGTGAATGTGGAGAGATATGAGCATTCGGAAAGTTTGGAATGGGAGGTTTTGTTGAATTCCAATACTTGGGACATAAATCCAGATGTTGTGCCTTATCTCGACGATGACTATATTCACACTGCAGAATATGATATGTTGTTTGGTCAATTCTCTGAGAACGAGAATGCGACAACGGGCAGGCCTCCAGCTGCCAACGCTGTGGTTGCAAGTCTCCCATCCGTAGTTTTAACTCAGGAGGATGTGGAAAAGGGTAATGCAGTCTGTGCTGTTTGCAAGGATGAGATGAAATCGGGGGAACAAGCAAAGCAGCTACCTTGCACGCATCGGTACCATGGTGACTGCATTGTGCCGTGGCTACGCATAAGGAACACATGTCCTGTTTGTCGACATGAATTGCCCTCCGATGACGCCACCTACGAGCGTAGAAGGAACCAAAGGCTTGCTCGTGGGTCGAACAATGGTCAGGCACTCTTTTGA